A window from Mesorhizobium sp. WSM2240 encodes these proteins:
- the araD gene encoding L-arabinonate dehydratase, producing the protein MTIQSKPNQGRFTPAIWPRKLRSHEWFGGTSRDHIYHRSWMKNQGLPADLFDGRPVIGICNTWSELTPCNAHLRDLAQRVKHGIYEAGGLPLEFPVFSAGESALRPTAMMYRNLASMDVEEALRANPLDGVVLMVGCDKTTPALLMGAASVDIPAIAVTGGPMLNGWFRNERVGSGTALWQMSEAIKAGAMSQQDFLDAEQAMSRSPGSCNTMGTASTMASMAEALGMALSGNAAIPAVDSRRRVMAQLTGRRIVQMVKDDLKPSNILTREAFENAIRANGAIGGSTNAVVHLLAIAGRVGVDLTLDDWDRLGRDVPTIVNLMPSGKYLMEEFFYAGGLPVVLKRLGESGLLHKDALTVSGQTQWEEVKDVTNWNEDVILPVDKALTPQGGIAVLRGNLAPKGAVLKPSAATPALMVHRGRAVVFEDIDDYKKKINDPDLDIDETCVMVLKNCGPRGYPGMAEVGNMGLPPKVLKKGITDMIRISDARMSGTAYGTVILHTSPEAAAGGPLAIVRNGDVIEVDVPKRRLHLDVPQDEIERRLRDWQSPVKRPGSGYAMLYHDHVTGADTGADFDFLKGVRGNAVPKDSH; encoded by the coding sequence ATGACGATCCAAAGCAAGCCCAACCAAGGCAGATTCACGCCTGCGATATGGCCGCGAAAGCTGCGTTCCCACGAATGGTTCGGCGGCACGTCGCGCGACCATATCTATCACCGCTCCTGGATGAAGAACCAGGGACTGCCGGCCGACCTGTTCGACGGCCGTCCGGTAATCGGAATATGCAACACCTGGTCGGAACTGACGCCCTGCAACGCGCATCTGCGTGATCTCGCGCAACGCGTGAAGCACGGCATCTACGAGGCTGGCGGGCTGCCGCTCGAATTCCCGGTATTCTCCGCCGGCGAGAGCGCTCTGCGTCCGACGGCCATGATGTACCGCAACCTTGCCTCGATGGACGTCGAGGAGGCCCTGCGCGCCAACCCGCTCGACGGCGTGGTGCTGATGGTCGGCTGCGACAAGACCACGCCGGCCCTCCTGATGGGCGCGGCTTCCGTCGATATTCCGGCTATCGCCGTCACCGGCGGGCCGATGCTCAACGGGTGGTTCCGTAACGAGCGCGTCGGATCCGGTACTGCGCTTTGGCAGATGTCGGAGGCGATCAAGGCTGGCGCGATGAGCCAGCAAGACTTCCTCGACGCCGAGCAGGCGATGAGCCGCTCGCCCGGTTCCTGCAACACGATGGGCACGGCCTCCACAATGGCCTCCATGGCCGAGGCCCTCGGCATGGCGCTTTCGGGCAACGCCGCTATCCCCGCGGTCGACAGCCGCAGGCGGGTCATGGCTCAACTCACCGGCCGGCGTATCGTGCAGATGGTCAAGGACGATCTGAAGCCCTCGAACATTCTGACGCGTGAGGCATTTGAGAACGCGATCCGCGCAAACGGCGCCATCGGCGGCTCGACCAACGCCGTGGTGCATCTGCTGGCGATTGCCGGCCGCGTCGGCGTGGATCTGACGCTCGACGACTGGGATCGGCTTGGCCGCGACGTACCGACCATCGTCAATCTGATGCCGTCCGGGAAGTATCTGATGGAGGAGTTCTTCTATGCCGGCGGGCTTCCCGTCGTGCTGAAGCGGCTCGGCGAATCCGGATTGCTGCACAAGGATGCGCTGACGGTTTCCGGCCAGACGCAGTGGGAGGAGGTCAAGGACGTCACGAACTGGAACGAGGACGTCATATTGCCGGTCGACAAGGCGTTGACGCCGCAGGGCGGCATTGCAGTGCTGCGCGGAAACCTTGCGCCGAAGGGCGCTGTCTTGAAGCCTTCCGCCGCGACGCCTGCGCTGATGGTCCATCGCGGCCGCGCGGTCGTCTTCGAGGACATCGACGACTACAAGAAGAAGATCAACGACCCCGATCTCGACATAGACGAGACCTGCGTGATGGTGCTGAAGAACTGCGGGCCGCGCGGCTATCCCGGCATGGCCGAGGTCGGCAATATGGGCCTGCCGCCAAAAGTGCTGAAGAAGGGAATAACGGACATGATCCGCATTTCCGATGCTCGCATGTCCGGAACCGCTTATGGCACGGTGATCCTGCATACCAGCCCGGAGGCTGCGGCCGGCGGGCCGCTGGCCATCGTTCGCAACGGTGACGTCATCGAAGTCGATGTGCCGAAGCGGCGGCTGCATCTCGACGTGCCGCAAGACGAGATCGAGCGGCGGCTAAGGGATTGGCAAAGCCCGGTCAAGCGGCCCGGGAGCGGATATGCCATGCTCTACCATGACCACGTGACGGGGGCAGACACCGGCGCCGATTTCGACTTCCTCAAGGGGGTGCGCGGCAATGCCGTGCCGAAAGATTCTCACTGA
- a CDS encoding polysaccharide pyruvyl transferase family protein, giving the protein MPAESNLDVIARLQGAIHDCLKDYVSDGEPLAILDFPDIRNCGDSAIWLGEMAYLRDRYGKRPAYVSRMDDFSPEDLERVMPTGPIFIHGGGNFGDIWGAHQDFRERVLERFPERQVIQFPQSIHYKSKERVEQSARAIGRHKNFVLLVRDEESKEFAQKHFDCQVRLCPDMAFCIGALPPAASEFPVLAMLRADLEKAGDADLSAYPDIPMEDWTTESARRVRVSKAFGAASALVALKPAEMRLRKLDAAAHNRFRRGIRQIARGRAIVTDRLHVHICSLLLGRPHAVLDNSYGKVRRFMAAFSGGTDLSYKAASLDDGIAWARSQAILGAAS; this is encoded by the coding sequence ATGCCTGCAGAATCAAATCTGGACGTGATCGCCAGGCTACAGGGCGCCATACATGACTGCCTGAAGGACTATGTCTCCGATGGTGAGCCGCTGGCTATCCTGGACTTCCCGGACATCCGCAATTGCGGCGATTCGGCCATCTGGCTGGGGGAAATGGCTTACCTACGGGATCGGTACGGCAAGCGCCCCGCCTACGTTTCGCGAATGGACGATTTCTCGCCCGAGGACCTTGAACGCGTTATGCCGACAGGCCCGATCTTCATCCATGGCGGCGGCAATTTCGGCGACATCTGGGGCGCGCATCAGGATTTCCGCGAGCGCGTGCTCGAGCGGTTCCCGGAGCGTCAGGTCATCCAGTTCCCCCAGTCGATCCATTACAAGTCGAAGGAGCGCGTGGAACAAAGCGCGCGAGCCATCGGACGCCACAAGAATTTCGTGCTGCTGGTCCGCGATGAGGAATCGAAAGAGTTCGCTCAGAAGCACTTCGACTGTCAGGTGCGCCTCTGCCCGGATATGGCCTTCTGCATCGGCGCGCTCCCGCCTGCCGCCTCCGAGTTCCCTGTGCTTGCGATGCTGCGAGCGGACCTTGAAAAGGCGGGCGATGCCGATCTCTCGGCCTATCCGGACATTCCGATGGAAGACTGGACGACCGAATCTGCCAGGCGCGTGCGGGTCTCCAAGGCGTTCGGCGCGGCATCGGCGCTTGTGGCGCTGAAACCGGCTGAGATGCGGCTGCGCAAGCTCGACGCGGCAGCGCACAACCGCTTCCGGCGCGGCATCCGACAGATCGCGCGCGGGCGCGCTATCGTCACCGATCGCCTGCATGTCCATATCTGCTCACTGCTGCTCGGGCGGCCGCATGCCGTGCTCGACAACAGCTACGGCAAGGTGCGGCGATTCATGGCCGCGTTTTCCGGCGGAACCGACCTGTCCTACAAGGCGGCGTCGCTCGACGACGGGATTGCTTGGGCGCGCAGCCAAGCCATCCTTGGAGCCGCCTCATGA
- a CDS encoding lipopolysaccharide biosynthesis protein, producing MTSISGRLIKGSMWLSLSRAIVNGLATLSTIVLAWYLAPADFGVVALGTTMLLIVSTVTELSLTQALIRHEAPKESHFSAAWTLNATRGLLLCLLFAAFAYPASRLFEEPRLAGVMVALGFSMLLSGLTNPRLIMLQRELIFWQEFVLSVSQKLAGFVAAVAIAVIYQSYWALVVGTLVTQATNVIISYIVLPFRPRITFQHIREFFSFSAWLAAGQIVNTLNWRFDYLLVGKMLGGTALGYYSVGSNLAMMPTREATAPLVQTIYPGFSSIRDDPARLAAAYQRVQALVAAIALPAGIGVAVVADPLVRLALGEKWAPIIFIIQSLASVFALQTLGSLVQPLGMAKGETRLLFIRDAQMLCVRVPIMIAGLMLAGLPGVIIGRVFTGLFSAFVNMILVRRLIGVTVLKQLSANMRALTSIAVMAAGVTLASGYLPYTTDKIMLAEQLAILVALGAILYCGSTLLLWILMKRPVGPETEIQKILGKVLSKVRPA from the coding sequence ATGACCAGCATCAGCGGCCGGCTAATCAAGGGAAGCATGTGGCTGAGCCTGTCCCGGGCGATTGTGAACGGGCTGGCGACGCTGAGCACCATCGTGCTGGCATGGTACCTTGCGCCCGCCGATTTCGGCGTCGTCGCGCTGGGCACGACCATGCTGTTGATCGTCAGCACCGTCACCGAACTCTCGCTTACCCAGGCGCTCATACGTCACGAGGCGCCCAAGGAATCGCATTTCAGCGCCGCCTGGACCCTCAACGCCACACGCGGCCTGCTCCTTTGCCTTCTCTTTGCGGCCTTCGCCTACCCGGCGTCCAGGCTGTTCGAGGAGCCCAGGCTCGCCGGCGTCATGGTTGCCCTGGGCTTCAGCATGCTGCTGAGCGGCCTGACCAACCCGCGCCTGATCATGCTTCAGCGCGAGTTGATCTTCTGGCAGGAATTCGTGCTCAGCGTCTCGCAGAAACTGGCCGGCTTCGTCGCCGCGGTTGCGATCGCTGTGATCTATCAAAGCTATTGGGCGCTGGTGGTCGGGACGCTGGTGACCCAGGCAACGAACGTCATCATCTCCTACATCGTGCTGCCGTTCCGGCCCAGGATCACTTTCCAGCACATACGAGAATTCTTTTCCTTCTCCGCGTGGCTCGCGGCCGGCCAGATCGTCAATACGCTCAACTGGCGTTTCGACTATCTGCTGGTCGGTAAGATGCTCGGCGGCACGGCGCTCGGCTATTATTCGGTCGGCTCCAATCTCGCCATGATGCCGACGCGCGAAGCGACCGCGCCGCTTGTCCAGACGATCTATCCCGGCTTCTCCAGCATTCGCGACGATCCGGCGAGACTTGCCGCCGCCTATCAGCGCGTGCAGGCGCTGGTCGCCGCGATCGCCCTTCCCGCCGGCATCGGGGTCGCGGTGGTGGCAGACCCGCTGGTCAGGCTGGCGCTCGGGGAAAAATGGGCGCCGATCATCTTCATCATACAGTCGCTCGCCTCGGTCTTCGCGCTGCAGACGCTGGGCTCGCTGGTGCAGCCGCTCGGCATGGCGAAAGGCGAGACGCGGCTTTTGTTCATCCGCGATGCGCAGATGCTGTGCGTCCGCGTTCCCATCATGATCGCCGGGCTGATGCTCGCCGGGCTTCCAGGGGTCATTATCGGCCGCGTGTTCACCGGCCTGTTTAGCGCCTTCGTCAACATGATCCTGGTGCGGCGTCTCATCGGCGTCACGGTATTGAAGCAACTCTCGGCCAACATGCGTGCGCTGACGAGCATCGCGGTGATGGCGGCGGGCGTGACGCTCGCGTCCGGCTATCTGCCCTACACGACCGACAAGATCATGCTGGCGGAGCAATTGGCGATCCTGGTTGCACTGGGCGCCATCCTCTATTGCGGGTCGACTTTGCTGCTCTGGATATTGATGAAGCGGCCGGTCGGGCCCGAGACGGAAATCCAGAAGATACTGGGCAAAGTCCTGTCCAAAGTTCGCCCAGCTTGA
- the ytfR gene encoding galactofuranose ABC transporter, ATP-binding protein YtfR, producing the protein MSEPDLLLSATDIRKTFLGLKALDGVDFSVRKGEIHALLGENGAGKSTLIKVLTGVHKPDSGAIELNGELVAVRDPMHAQQLGIGTVYQEVNLLPNLTVAENLYIGRQPKRFGLVDTRTMQKQARALLAQYDIDIDVGAQLSSFSIAVQQLVAIARAVDMSGSVLILDEPTASLDSHEVDLLFGVMRKLRDRGLGIVFITHFLDQVYAVSDRITVLRNGKLVGTRQTNDLTKVDLVSMMLGRTLAAATEHGRRAAPPPSERKIVFSDFGRARSVAPFDLTISAGEVVGVAGLLGSGRTETARLLFGIDLPDRGTITVDGKPVRIASPRDAIRLGFGLCPEDRKADGIIGDLSVRENIALALQARRGWFRRMSTREQTELADRFVKALDIRTTDIEKPVKLLSGGNQQKVILARWLATQPRFLILDEPTRGIDVGAHAEIIELINKLCDEGLGLLVISSEIEEIVAYSTRVRVLRDRVHAGELAGAEISADNIMRAIAAEHGAAR; encoded by the coding sequence GTGAGCGAGCCTGACCTGCTGCTCAGCGCAACCGACATCCGCAAGACCTTTCTCGGCTTGAAAGCCCTTGACGGTGTCGACTTCTCGGTGCGCAAGGGCGAAATCCATGCCCTGCTCGGCGAGAACGGCGCCGGCAAGTCGACGCTGATCAAGGTGCTGACCGGCGTCCATAAGCCCGACAGCGGCGCCATCGAACTTAACGGCGAACTTGTGGCCGTGCGCGATCCCATGCATGCCCAGCAACTCGGCATCGGCACGGTCTACCAGGAGGTGAATCTCCTGCCGAATCTAACGGTGGCCGAGAATCTCTATATCGGCCGCCAGCCGAAGAGGTTCGGCCTTGTCGACACCCGCACGATGCAGAAGCAGGCCAGGGCGCTGCTCGCTCAGTACGATATCGATATCGATGTCGGCGCACAGCTCTCCAGCTTTTCCATCGCCGTACAACAGCTCGTCGCCATTGCCCGCGCCGTCGACATGTCCGGTTCAGTGCTCATCCTCGACGAGCCGACGGCGAGCCTCGACAGTCACGAAGTCGACCTTCTCTTTGGCGTCATGCGCAAATTGCGGGACCGCGGCCTCGGCATCGTTTTCATCACGCATTTCCTCGACCAGGTCTACGCCGTCAGTGACCGCATCACGGTGCTGCGCAACGGCAAGCTCGTGGGGACGAGGCAGACCAATGATTTGACGAAAGTCGACCTCGTCTCGATGATGCTGGGCCGCACGCTGGCCGCCGCGACCGAGCACGGCCGTCGCGCAGCGCCGCCTCCGTCGGAACGCAAGATCGTATTCTCGGATTTCGGCCGCGCGCGCTCGGTCGCGCCTTTCGACCTGACAATCTCCGCGGGCGAGGTCGTCGGCGTCGCCGGGCTGCTCGGCTCCGGCCGCACCGAGACGGCGCGCCTCCTGTTCGGCATCGATCTGCCGGACCGCGGCACAATCACCGTGGACGGCAAGCCGGTCAGGATCGCGTCACCGCGCGATGCCATCCGGCTTGGCTTCGGGCTTTGCCCCGAGGACCGCAAGGCGGACGGCATCATCGGCGACCTGTCGGTGCGTGAGAACATCGCTCTCGCCCTTCAGGCGCGGCGCGGCTGGTTCCGCCGCATGTCGACGCGCGAGCAGACGGAGCTGGCCGACCGTTTCGTCAAAGCGCTCGACATTCGCACCACCGACATCGAAAAGCCCGTCAAGCTGCTCTCCGGCGGCAATCAGCAGAAGGTAATCCTTGCCCGCTGGCTGGCCACGCAGCCGCGCTTTCTGATCCTCGACGAGCCGACGCGCGGCATCGATGTCGGCGCGCATGCGGAGATCATCGAACTCATAAACAAGCTCTGCGATGAAGGCTTGGGTCTGCTGGTGATTTCTTCCGAGATCGAGGAGATCGTCGCCTATTCGACGCGCGTGCGCGTGCTGCGCGACCGTGTTCATGCCGGTGAATTGGCCGGTGCCGAGATCTCCGCCGATAACATTATGAGGGCCATCGCCGCTGAACACGGAGCAGCACGATGA
- a CDS encoding FadR/GntR family transcriptional regulator, which produces MITIQPGISRTLPPKGFHGHVMADLGRGIVSGAFPESSILPRDAELQHRYGVSRTVLREALKTLAAKGLIMPKAKIGTRVMPRDNWNLFDPDILQWHADTGAVDAKFLFSLQEMRLALEPEAAALAAMRRTDEQVTELYRCVDRMGDPAVTGDDFVEYDLRLHIAIAEASQNPFMRAISGLIEVALATTFAVSSPIPNTERHKLTVERHRAIVSAIEGRDQAAARAAMRQVIQEGIDRVADVTGNLPPEGQFS; this is translated from the coding sequence ATGATCACCATCCAGCCAGGAATCAGCCGCACGCTGCCGCCGAAAGGATTTCACGGCCATGTCATGGCGGATCTCGGGCGTGGCATCGTTTCCGGCGCGTTCCCCGAAAGCTCTATTCTTCCCCGCGACGCCGAGCTTCAGCATCGCTACGGCGTCTCACGCACGGTGCTGCGCGAGGCTTTGAAGACGCTGGCCGCCAAGGGTCTGATCATGCCCAAGGCCAAGATCGGCACGCGCGTGATGCCGCGCGACAACTGGAACCTTTTCGATCCCGACATTCTCCAGTGGCATGCGGATACAGGCGCGGTGGACGCCAAGTTCCTGTTCAGCCTGCAGGAGATGCGACTGGCACTGGAGCCGGAGGCTGCGGCCCTGGCGGCGATGCGCCGGACTGACGAGCAGGTCACGGAATTATATCGATGTGTCGACCGCATGGGCGACCCGGCCGTGACAGGTGACGATTTCGTCGAATACGATCTGCGTCTGCACATCGCGATCGCCGAGGCTTCGCAAAATCCGTTTATGCGGGCAATCAGCGGGCTGATCGAGGTGGCGCTCGCCACTACTTTCGCCGTCAGTTCGCCGATACCCAATACGGAGCGACACAAGCTTACCGTCGAACGCCACCGCGCAATAGTCAGCGCCATCGAAGGCCGCGATCAGGCAGCGGCGCGCGCCGCCATGCGACAGGTCATCCAGGAAGGCATCGACCGTGTCGCCGACGTTACTGGCAATCTGCCGCCGGAAGGGCAATTTTCATGA
- a CDS encoding galactosyl transferase has translation MTLVTFIIPVRHQDNARDWSLLKANLAQTIASISNQTNDDWRGIIVANEGADLPGLPERFSVERVTFPPNDMHELGKAGSIEDVYDAFRADKGRRVLKGMLSARDSRFFMIVDDDDFVSARIVQYVSENPYANGWMINRGYIWDDGGKLLLGYDDFDHLCGTSLIIRSDLYGLPERFENASLDWIKSMLGSHVRIADILAGRGKPLTPLPFRGAVYRVAHRGSHSKAPSFLVTYFLSWQALKRPRRLLRSLGKLRLVGETAKNEFFGRPVPRNA, from the coding sequence ATGACCCTCGTCACCTTCATCATTCCCGTCCGCCACCAGGACAATGCCCGCGACTGGAGTCTTCTCAAGGCGAATCTGGCTCAAACAATCGCGTCAATCTCGAACCAGACCAACGACGATTGGCGAGGCATCATTGTGGCAAACGAGGGCGCCGACCTGCCCGGCCTGCCGGAGCGCTTCAGCGTCGAGCGCGTCACATTTCCTCCAAATGATATGCACGAGCTCGGGAAGGCAGGCAGCATCGAGGACGTCTACGACGCCTTCCGGGCCGACAAGGGACGCCGGGTGCTGAAAGGGATGCTAAGCGCCCGCGACAGCCGCTTCTTCATGATCGTCGACGACGACGATTTCGTCAGCGCCCGGATCGTCCAATACGTATCGGAAAATCCCTATGCGAACGGATGGATGATCAACCGCGGCTATATATGGGACGACGGCGGCAAGCTCTTGTTGGGGTATGACGATTTCGACCATCTCTGCGGGACGTCGTTGATCATCCGGTCGGATCTCTATGGGCTGCCGGAACGCTTCGAGAATGCCTCGCTGGATTGGATCAAGTCGATGCTGGGCAGTCATGTCCGCATCGCCGATATTCTCGCCGGGCGGGGCAAGCCGCTGACCCCCCTGCCATTCCGCGGCGCCGTCTACCGCGTCGCCCACAGAGGGTCGCACAGCAAGGCGCCCAGCTTCCTGGTCACGTATTTTCTGAGCTGGCAGGCGCTCAAGCGGCCGAGACGCCTGCTTCGCAGTCTGGGTAAGCTCCGGCTGGTCGGCGAGACTGCAAAAAACGAGTTTTTTGGCAGGCCCGTCCCACGTAACGCCTGA
- a CDS encoding ABC transporter permease, with translation MSSLGSGLRKAAPQLACLAVILFFNWLAFPGFFDLRLQDGRLFGSLVDVLNRGAPVAILAIGMTAVIASKGVDLSVGAVMAMAGAVAATMTVEGYSLPIVLLSSLAVGIACGLLNGLLVAVLELQPIVATLILMVAGRGIAQLITEGVIVTFVEPGLIFFGTGSFLGLPMPVIIAAALALLTVLVVRRTALGLLIESIGVNRSASTYAGINSRLLIVMIYTFCGFCAALAGIIAAADIRGADANNSGLWLELDAILAVVIGGTSLLGGRFSILMSVLGAIIIQSMNTGILISGFPPEYNLIVKAAVIILILLAQAASLSGFKLLLRPRGAAATARKAEA, from the coding sequence ATGAGCAGCCTTGGCTCCGGATTGCGCAAGGCTGCCCCGCAGCTCGCCTGTCTTGCCGTCATCCTGTTCTTCAATTGGTTGGCTTTTCCTGGCTTCTTCGACTTGCGCCTGCAGGACGGACGCCTGTTCGGCAGCCTGGTGGACGTGCTCAACCGCGGCGCGCCGGTAGCGATCCTTGCCATCGGCATGACGGCAGTCATCGCTTCCAAGGGGGTCGACCTGTCCGTCGGCGCGGTGATGGCGATGGCCGGCGCGGTGGCGGCGACGATGACTGTCGAGGGCTATTCGCTGCCTATAGTGTTGTTGTCGTCGCTAGCAGTCGGTATCGCCTGCGGCCTGCTCAATGGCCTGCTCGTCGCCGTCCTCGAACTCCAGCCTATCGTGGCGACCCTGATCCTCATGGTCGCGGGCCGCGGCATTGCGCAGCTCATCACCGAGGGCGTCATCGTCACCTTCGTGGAGCCGGGCCTGATCTTCTTCGGCACCGGCTCCTTCCTCGGCCTGCCGATGCCGGTCATCATCGCGGCGGCGCTCGCGCTGCTTACGGTGCTCGTCGTGCGGCGCACCGCGCTCGGCCTGTTGATCGAGTCGATCGGAGTAAACCGCTCGGCCTCCACATATGCAGGCATCAACAGCCGCCTGCTGATCGTTATGATCTATACGTTCTGTGGGTTCTGCGCCGCTTTGGCCGGCATCATCGCCGCTGCCGACATCCGCGGGGCCGACGCCAACAATTCGGGCCTGTGGCTCGAACTCGACGCAATCCTTGCAGTCGTGATCGGGGGCACTTCGCTGCTCGGCGGCCGCTTCTCGATCCTGATGTCGGTCCTGGGCGCGATCATCATCCAGTCGATGAACACCGGCATCCTGATCTCCGGCTTCCCGCCGGAATACAATCTGATCGTCAAGGCGGCCGTCATCATACTGATCCTGCTCGCCCAGGCGGCCTCGCTGAGCGGCTTCAAATTGCTGCTGCGGCCTCGCGGCGCCGCCGCAACTGCAAGGAAGGCCGAAGCCTGA
- the yjfF gene encoding galactofuranose ABC transporter, permease protein YjfF: MTSSRLLPFYATLVIFLLAYAVCIIQFPNMLSTRVLGNLLTDNAFLGIAAVGMTFVILSGGIDLSVGSVIGFTSVLIAVLVTWYDIHPLAAFFIALAVSTAFGAAMGAVIHYLDVPAFIVTLAGMFLARGMAFVITTDSIPIAHEFYTTLQGLYFRMPGGGRLTLIGGLMVLVFVAGIAVAHYTRFGSYVYAIGGNKASAELMGVPVARTTIGIYALSGFLSGLAGVVFSLYTSAGYSLSAVGVELDTIAAVVIGGTLLTGGVGLVAGTFVGVIIQGLIQTYIVFDGTLSSWWTKIVVGLLLFAFIALQRLLVVLSARKGSLRVTTP, from the coding sequence ATGACCTCCTCGCGCCTCCTCCCTTTCTACGCCACGCTGGTGATCTTCCTGCTCGCATACGCGGTGTGCATCATCCAGTTCCCGAACATGCTTTCCACGCGCGTCCTGGGCAATCTGCTCACCGACAATGCGTTCCTCGGCATAGCGGCGGTCGGCATGACCTTCGTGATTCTCTCCGGCGGCATCGACCTGTCGGTCGGCTCGGTCATCGGCTTTACCAGCGTTCTGATCGCCGTGCTTGTGACCTGGTACGACATACACCCACTCGCGGCCTTCTTCATCGCACTCGCCGTCTCGACCGCGTTCGGCGCCGCCATGGGCGCGGTCATCCACTATCTCGATGTGCCGGCGTTCATCGTGACGCTAGCGGGCATGTTCCTGGCGCGCGGCATGGCCTTCGTCATCACCACCGATTCCATTCCGATCGCGCACGAGTTCTACACCACGCTCCAAGGGCTGTACTTTCGCATGCCGGGCGGCGGCAGGCTGACGCTCATCGGCGGGTTAATGGTGCTCGTCTTCGTGGCCGGGATCGCGGTCGCGCATTACACCCGGTTCGGCTCTTACGTCTATGCGATCGGTGGCAACAAGGCCTCAGCCGAACTGATGGGCGTGCCCGTCGCTCGCACGACGATCGGCATCTATGCACTGTCGGGCTTCCTGTCCGGACTCGCGGGCGTCGTCTTCTCGCTCTACACCTCGGCCGGCTATTCGCTCTCGGCTGTAGGCGTCGAACTGGACACGATCGCGGCGGTTGTCATCGGAGGCACCCTGCTGACAGGCGGCGTCGGACTGGTGGCCGGCACCTTCGTGGGCGTCATCATCCAGGGCCTGATCCAGACCTACATCGTCTTCGACGGCACGCTGTCGAGCTGGTGGACAAAGATCGTCGTCGGCCTTTTGCTCTTTGCCTTCATCGCCCTGCAACGGCTATTGGTGGTCCTTTCGGCCCGCAAAGGGTCGTTGCGGGTCACAACACCATGA
- a CDS encoding M20 aminoacylase family protein yields the protein MPIINRISGFHDDITKWRRDIHAHPELQFEVHRTAALVAEKLKEFGVDEIATGIGRTGVVGVIKGRQSASGKTIGLRADMDALPIQEIIERPYMSKTPGVMHACGHDGHTAMLLGAARYLAETRNFDGTAVVIFQPAEEGGGGGREMVDEGMMDRFAIDEVYGMHNAPGIPFGQFSIRSGPMMAAADMFIIDIEGKGGHAARPQRVIDTTLVGAHIMTALQSVVARNVDPIEAAVVSVTTFKAGDAFNVIPQTARLTGTARTLSSEVRDLLEIRMREVVEHTAAAFGAKATLDYQRHYPVLSNNAEKAEFAGSVARLVSDKVDMNTPQVMGGEDFSFMLDARPGAFIYLGQGDTQYLHHPEYDFNDDIIPIGASYWAKLVETALPAR from the coding sequence ATGCCCATCATCAACCGGATTTCGGGATTTCACGACGACATCACGAAATGGCGGCGCGACATTCATGCGCACCCCGAACTGCAGTTCGAGGTTCACCGGACGGCGGCTCTGGTGGCCGAGAAGCTGAAGGAGTTCGGCGTCGACGAGATTGCCACCGGCATCGGGCGCACGGGCGTGGTCGGGGTCATCAAGGGCCGCCAGTCGGCAAGCGGCAAGACGATCGGCCTGCGCGCAGACATGGATGCGCTGCCGATCCAGGAGATCATCGAGCGGCCCTATATGTCGAAGACGCCCGGCGTGATGCACGCCTGCGGCCATGACGGGCACACTGCAATGCTCCTCGGGGCTGCGCGCTATCTTGCCGAGACACGCAATTTCGACGGTACCGCGGTGGTCATCTTCCAGCCGGCGGAGGAGGGCGGTGGCGGCGGCCGCGAAATGGTCGATGAGGGCATGATGGACCGGTTCGCGATCGACGAGGTCTACGGCATGCACAACGCGCCGGGCATTCCCTTTGGCCAGTTTTCGATCCGTTCGGGGCCGATGATGGCGGCCGCCGACATGTTCATAATCGACATAGAGGGCAAGGGCGGTCACGCCGCGCGCCCGCAGCGCGTCATCGACACGACGCTGGTCGGCGCGCATATCATGACAGCGTTGCAGTCGGTGGTGGCGCGCAATGTCGATCCGATCGAGGCCGCAGTGGTCTCGGTCACCACCTTCAAGGCCGGAGACGCATTCAACGTCATCCCGCAGACGGCGCGGCTGACCGGCACGGCTCGCACCTTGTCGTCCGAAGTGCGCGACCTCCTGGAAATCCGCATGAGGGAGGTGGTCGAGCACACGGCGGCGGCCTTCGGCGCAAAGGCCACGCTCGACTACCAGCGTCACTATCCGGTCCTGTCGAACAATGCCGAGAAAGCCGAGTTCGCCGGCTCCGTGGCCCGGCTCGTCTCCGACAAGGTCGACATGAACACGCCGCAGGTCATGGGCGGAGAGGACTTCTCCTTCATGCTCGATGCCAGACCGGGCGCGTTCATCTATCTCGGGCAGGGCGACACCCAGTACCTGCACCACCCGGAATATGACTTCAACGACGACATCATCCCGATCGGCGCGTCCTACTGGGCCAAGCTGGTGGAGACGGCCCTACCGGCCCGCTGA